TTCAAGGGCCTGCTCGGCCTGTTCACGTTTGTCGTCCAGCCAGTGCCGGGCGCGGTCGAGTAGGTTGCCAGCACTCTCGCTCACGTGCCCGACACTCTGGCCCACGGCACTCACGTTCCCCGTACCAAGCCCAGTTCCACCCTTCGCCGCGTCCACCAGAGCCTGTTGCACCCCAAGGCGCTCTGCACGTTCGAGGATGGCCGGCGTGACGATCTGTCCCGTCGCCGCGACCAGACTGCCACCCGGGGCACGCACATCGGTTTTCACGCGGCGGCCCAGAGCGGCTTCCGGGCTCTGAGAGTCGGGCGACTGGCGCAGACCGTTCATGGAGTCCTGAATCGCCCCCCCCGTCGCCGTGGCCGTCAGGGCGGCCAGACGGCCCGCCTGCTCGGCCCGTTCGGCCTGGACACGGGTGATCGTTGCCCCGGCAGACACGATGACTTCGCCCGTCTCAGTGGTGACTTCACTTCTGGCCGTCTTGCCGACGACGTACGCCTTCTGACGTTCGGCGGTCGCGCCGCGCACGTCTTCGTAGGTCTCTTGTACGCGGTCCCGGGCGCCGCCGTACGAGTCGGCGAGGGCACCGCCCGTCGCAGCGGTGGCGAGCGCGACGAGCTTGCCAGCAGCCTCGGCCTCCTCAGCATGCGCTCCCGTGATCGTCTCACCCCGGGCGACAATCACGTGCCCGTCGGCAGTGGTGATGTCGCCGCCCGCGGTCTTGCCAACCACATATTCCTTCTGACGTTCACGGGTCGCCTCCGCGATGTTTTCGTAGGCGCCCTGCACATTGTCGGCAGCGTTCTGATACGCCTCACTGATGCTCTGCCCAGCACTATTCAGAGCCCCTTTGAGGCCGCCCTCCTCCTGTTCCTCCATGGCCTGCGCGACCGTGACGGGCACGATGGCGGTACCCGTACCAATCTGTATACGCTCCGGGGCGGGCACAAAGGAACGGCCGTTGCTCAGGTCGGAGAATAGTCCCCCGGTCGCCTCATAGCCCTCCACACGGCCAGTCTCCTCGTCGAAAAAGACGTCGGCAATGCGGCCCAGGTTCTGTCCGTCGGTCGTCAGGAGGGTCAGACCCGCCAGACTGATCTTGTTGTCCAACGCTTCCTGAAGGCGGCGGTCCTCACGGGTGGTGCTGACCTCTTCAGGAGAGCCGATCATGACAGCGTCCTCACCGATGCTGTGAATACGGTTGAATGGCACGACCTTTGCGGTACTAAACCAGCCTCCCTCGTCCACGAGCAGCCCCAGGACCTCGTTGGCCTGACGGTCGAAGATGATGTCGTATACGCGCTCGACTTTCTCGCCGGTGCTGAGGGCGACGATGCTGCGGTTCAGAACGTCTTTACCTTTGATCATAGGAACTCCGGCGGGCACCAAAAGCCCGGATGAAAGAGATTGCATGGGAAGGGGTCAGTAAAACCGGGATATGGGGGATGCAGTACGGCAACCAAGTCTGGTTAATCGTCGAGTCCCGAGATCTGGGTCGCCCCGAGCCCGACGAGCTATCAAGCGCAGCTTCAGGCCAGACGGGGCGGGAGTGAAACAGACACTCCCCAGCCCTAGGGCAACGACTGGGCTTCGGCACTGGGCCGGGCAGTCACCTGCTGGCGGTCGTGTTCCTCCACCCCGACCGGGGCGAGGGCGCGCGCAAGGAGAGCCGCCAGCGCGCCGGCGACCAGCGGCGCCGCGAAGTAGACGAGATTGGCAAGAAGCGATCCCTTCAGCAGGTCTCCTGTTAGGAGAACGAGTGCGATGGCGGGGTTGAGAACGCCGCCGCTGCTCGGACCGGCGATGGCGATTCCCACCGTTAGGGCGAGACCGATGGCCAGCGCACTCGCTGTGGGAGCAGCCTTCGCCATCACGATCCGGACGACCACGAACACGAGCAGCGCCGTGCCGAGCGACTCGAACCACACGGCGTTGGCGTGAGACCCCGCAACCGGAAGCCGGCGGTCGACGAGTTGGCCAAATCCCAGGGCCAGGAATGCCCCAAGCACCTGAGCGACGAAGTACACGAGGCCTTCTCGCCAGGGAAAAAGGCGGGCGACCACGAGACCGAGGGTGACGGCCGGGTTGAGATGCGAACCCGAGACCTGCCCCAGAGCGATAACCATGACCAGAAGTACGGCGCCGACAAGAGCGAAGGTCAGACCTGAAGGCGAGAGGAGGGCGGCCACGACGAGAAAGAAGGTGCCTACGACCTCGGCAACGAAGCGCCGGGATAGATTGGGAGCACTGATCATGCTCTAACTCCTGGCCCGGACATCACAGGGGCCCGTGAGAGAGAGCACTGACTCAGCCATTGGGCCGGAACAGACGCAGAAGTTCGCCGATGGAGCGCACAAAGCCCAGATGAACGACGTTGAAGTATTCTAGGGCCAGCACGATACCGATCAAGACGAGAACGGCGACAACGATCCACAGCCAGGTGAGCTTGCTCTGCGGTTTGTTCAGACGGGTCATAGGACACTCCTCAGTAGGAAGAAAAAAGGCTCAGGAACGGCGCAGATCGCTACGGACATCGTCGGCGGCACGCTGCACGTTCTGCTTCAGGTCCTGCAGGCCATCCCTGGCCTGGTCCTTCAGGTCGCTGAGCTTGTCTCCGGTCTGGTCGGCAGCCT
This portion of the Deinococcus sp. Leaf326 genome encodes:
- a CDS encoding PRC-barrel domain-containing protein; this translates as MIKGKDVLNRSIVALSTGEKVERVYDIIFDRQANEVLGLLVDEGGWFSTAKVVPFNRIHSIGEDAVMIGSPEEVSTTREDRRLQEALDNKISLAGLTLLTTDGQNLGRIADVFFDEETGRVEGYEATGGLFSDLSNGRSFVPAPERIQIGTGTAIVPVTVAQAMEEQEEGGLKGALNSAGQSISEAYQNAADNVQGAYENIAEATRERQKEYVVGKTAGGDITTADGHVIVARGETITGAHAEEAEAAGKLVALATAATGGALADSYGGARDRVQETYEDVRGATAERQKAYVVGKTARSEVTTETGEVIVSAGATITRVQAERAEQAGRLAALTATATGGAIQDSMNGLRQSPDSQSPEAALGRRVKTDVRAPGGSLVAATGQIVTPAILERAERLGVQQALVDAAKGGTGLGTGNVSAVGQSVGHVSESAGNLLDRARHWLDDKREQAEQALEQQQQEIRERQVREALGRPVTRVILAPDDSVLLNIGEIVTHRAVQAARDHGMLDILVDSVDKDTPDIDPLASRPATTGRVALESQSAPVDPG
- a CDS encoding MIP/aquaporin family protein, coding for MISAPNLSRRFVAEVVGTFFLVVAALLSPSGLTFALVGAVLLVMVIALGQVSGSHLNPAVTLGLVVARLFPWREGLVYFVAQVLGAFLALGFGQLVDRRLPVAGSHANAVWFESLGTALLVFVVVRIVMAKAAPTASALAIGLALTVGIAIAGPSSGGVLNPAIALVLLTGDLLKGSLLANLVYFAAPLVAGALAALLARALAPVGVEEHDRQQVTARPSAEAQSLP